A single region of the Pseudomonas sp. B21-023 genome encodes:
- a CDS encoding DUF3565 domain-containing protein — MGQDLLQKNIERTSVTNASADCEPGADQQQPISRITGFHLDEERHWVVELSCGHTQHLRHQPPWQARPWVLDANERARRIGQAFACGWCAQGAVSATLGR; from the coding sequence ATGGGGCAAGACCTTTTGCAAAAGAATATAGAACGAACAAGTGTAACCAACGCATCGGCCGATTGCGAACCCGGCGCGGACCAACAGCAGCCCATCAGTCGGATCACCGGCTTCCACCTCGACGAAGAGCGGCACTGGGTGGTCGAGCTGTCCTGCGGCCACACCCAGCATCTGCGCCACCAGCCGCCGTGGCAGGCCCGGCCCTGGGTGCTCGATGCCAACGAACGCGCCCGGCGCATCGGCCAGGCATTCGCCTGCGGCTGGTGCGCTCAAGGTGCCGTTAGCGCTACCCTTGGCCGCTGA
- a CDS encoding glutathione peroxidase, whose product MSAFHDLTLKALNGEDLPLAPFKGQVVLVVNVASKCGLTPQYASLEKLHQQYKGQGFNVLGLPCNQFAGQEPGSEKEIQDFCSLNYGVSFPLGAKLEVNGAQRHSLYRLLAGEGAEFPGDITWNFEKFLVGKDGRVLARFAPRTAPDDPTVLQAIEKALA is encoded by the coding sequence ATGAGTGCATTTCACGACCTGACGTTGAAGGCGCTGAACGGCGAGGACCTGCCCCTTGCACCGTTCAAGGGCCAGGTGGTGCTGGTTGTCAATGTCGCCTCCAAGTGCGGCCTGACGCCGCAATACGCTTCGCTGGAAAAGCTGCACCAGCAGTACAAGGGCCAGGGTTTCAACGTGCTCGGCCTGCCGTGCAACCAGTTCGCGGGCCAGGAGCCTGGCAGCGAGAAGGAAATCCAGGACTTCTGCAGCCTCAACTACGGCGTGAGCTTCCCGCTGGGGGCCAAGCTCGAGGTCAACGGCGCGCAACGTCATTCGCTGTACCGCCTGCTGGCGGGCGAAGGCGCCGAGTTCCCCGGTGACATCACCTGGAACTTCGAGAAGTTCCTGGTCGGCAAGGATGGCCGGGTGCTGGCACGCTTCGCCCCGCGTACCGCGCCAGACGATCCGACCGTGTTGCAGGCGATCGAGAAAGCGCTGGCCTGA
- a CDS encoding peptidylprolyl isomerase, whose translation MLIAANKAVSIDYTLTNDAGEVIDSSAGGAPLVYLHGAGNIIPGLEKALEGKQAGEELTVAIEPEEAYGEYSAELVSTLSSKMFEGVDQLEVGMQFHASAPDGQMQIVTIRDIDGDDVTVDGNHPLAGQRLNFKVKVVDVRDASEEEIAHRHIHGEGGHHH comes from the coding sequence ATGCTGATCGCCGCCAACAAGGCTGTCTCCATCGACTATACCCTCACCAACGACGCAGGTGAGGTCATCGACAGCTCCGCCGGTGGTGCGCCGCTGGTCTACCTGCACGGTGCCGGCAACATCATCCCGGGCCTGGAAAAAGCCCTGGAAGGCAAGCAGGCTGGTGAGGAACTGACCGTTGCCATCGAACCCGAAGAAGCCTACGGCGAGTACTCCGCCGAGCTGGTCAGCACCCTGAGCAGCAAGATGTTCGAAGGCGTCGACCAACTGGAAGTCGGCATGCAGTTCCACGCCTCGGCGCCGGACGGCCAGATGCAGATCGTCACCATCCGCGACATCGACGGCGACGACGTGACCGTCGACGGCAACCACCCGCTGGCTGGCCAGCGCCTGAACTTCAAGGTCAAGGTTGTCGACGTGCGTGACGCCAGCGAAGAAGAAATCGCTCACCGTCACATCCACGGTGAAGGTGGCCATCACCACTGA
- a CDS encoding DUF3649 domain-containing protein gives MKSKAAGLPLSYRLAVTSRSLAALLGGYLLASMASVCITLLAPMTQADATMTGMMLSFVFYLIAFIWCFACRSAWRAWLGMLLPSLVLGLINALAYWMNLP, from the coding sequence ATGAAGAGTAAAGCCGCCGGCCTTCCCCTGAGCTACCGCCTGGCCGTGACCTCACGCAGCCTGGCCGCGCTGCTGGGTGGCTACCTGCTGGCGTCGATGGCCAGTGTCTGCATCACCCTGCTTGCGCCGATGACCCAGGCCGACGCGACGATGACCGGGATGATGCTGTCATTCGTCTTCTACCTGATCGCCTTCATCTGGTGCTTCGCCTGCCGCAGCGCCTGGCGCGCCTGGCTGGGCATGCTGCTGCCAAGCCTGGTGCTGGGGCTGATCAACGCACTGGCCTACTGGATGAACCTGCCATGA
- a CDS encoding sigma-70 family RNA polymerase sigma factor: protein MPSALSSTVEGLYLAHHSWLTGWLRRRLGCPQSAADLAQDTYVRLLQAREAPQLIEPRAFLTTVAKRVLCNHFRRQELERAYLEALAQVPEQVAPSEEDKALIFDTLLELDRLLDGLPALVKRAFLLAQVDGLGQGEIARELGISLATVKRYLHKAALRCYFAL, encoded by the coding sequence GTGCCCAGCGCCCTCTCTTCCACCGTCGAAGGCCTCTACCTCGCCCACCACAGTTGGCTGACCGGTTGGCTGCGACGGCGCCTGGGCTGCCCGCAGAGTGCCGCCGACCTGGCACAGGACACCTACGTACGCTTGCTCCAGGCCCGCGAAGCGCCGCAACTGATCGAGCCTCGTGCGTTCCTCACCACCGTGGCCAAGCGTGTGCTGTGCAACCATTTCCGCCGCCAGGAACTGGAGCGCGCCTACCTTGAGGCCCTGGCCCAGGTGCCCGAACAGGTGGCACCGAGCGAGGAAGACAAAGCCCTTATCTTCGATACCCTGCTGGAGCTCGACCGCCTGCTGGACGGCCTGCCGGCACTGGTCAAGCGCGCCTTCCTGCTGGCCCAGGTCGATGGCCTGGGCCAGGGCGAGATCGCCCGTGAGCTGGGCATCTCCCTGGCCACGGTCAAGCGCTACCTGCACAAGGCAGCCCTGCGCTGCTACTTCGCCCTGTGA
- a CDS encoding FecR domain-containing protein, whose protein sequence is MNGTFSAQIAEQAVHWLIESQSADFDQHQALQHWLQADSEHQRAWAHIQQVNQRLRVVTAPVVHATLQAPPSPARRRALKVLLLAGVASAAGLGLQQHNPLPGLMADYRSPVGQRRRLTLDDGSQLHLNTRSAADVRFDGQQRRVRLQEGELLLEVQNDPRPLRLATAQGELRLESGRFDVRQFDGFSLVSVFSGSASVAGTPLLAGHQARFAVGGWQAIAPLDPNRAAWVDGMLVVSQMRLGDFLAELGRYRLGQLGCSESVADLRISGSYPLADSERILEMLEVTLPVKVRRFTRYWVSLEAAKTG, encoded by the coding sequence GTGAACGGCACGTTCTCGGCGCAGATCGCCGAACAGGCGGTGCACTGGCTGATCGAGTCGCAGAGTGCCGATTTCGACCAGCACCAGGCCCTGCAGCATTGGCTGCAGGCAGACAGCGAGCATCAGCGCGCCTGGGCGCATATCCAGCAGGTCAACCAGCGCCTGCGCGTCGTGACCGCGCCAGTGGTCCACGCCACCCTGCAGGCACCACCCTCACCCGCCCGGCGCCGCGCCCTCAAGGTCTTGCTGCTGGCCGGCGTGGCCAGTGCCGCCGGGCTGGGCCTGCAGCAGCACAATCCGCTGCCCGGGCTGATGGCCGACTACCGCAGCCCGGTCGGCCAGCGCCGCCGCCTGACCCTCGACGACGGCAGCCAGTTGCACCTGAACACCCGCAGCGCCGCCGATGTGCGTTTCGACGGCCAGCAGCGCCGGGTGCGATTGCAGGAGGGCGAGTTGTTGCTCGAGGTGCAAAACGATCCCCGTCCACTGCGCCTGGCCACGGCCCAGGGCGAGCTGCGTCTGGAAAGCGGGCGCTTCGATGTGCGCCAGTTCGATGGTTTCAGCCTGGTCTCGGTGTTCAGCGGCAGCGCCAGCGTAGCCGGCACACCGTTGCTGGCCGGCCACCAGGCGCGGTTTGCCGTGGGCGGCTGGCAGGCGATCGCACCGCTCGACCCCAACCGCGCGGCCTGGGTAGACGGCATGCTGGTGGTGTCGCAGATGCGCCTGGGCGACTTTCTCGCCGAGCTTGGGCGTTATCGGCTCGGCCAGCTGGGTTGCAGCGAAAGCGTCGCCGACCTGCGGATTTCCGGGTCGTATCCACTGGCCGACAGTGAACGGATTCTGGAAATGCTGGAGGTGACACTCCCGGTGAAGGTGCGGCGGTTCACCCGGTACTGGGTGTCGCTGGAGGCTGCGAAAACCGGCTGA
- the fecA gene encoding TonB-dependent Fe(3+) dicitrate receptor FecA: MPLRLSPLAYALILAAPFALAGEPRDYHIAPGTLEQALNQFGRESGALISFNPGLTQGLNSPGLDGQYEVGQGLDALLRGSGLQARQETDNAYSLQPQPASTGSAAVELGASTVVGDWLAEARQDNVFEHPGARDVVRRDEFERSGASSAREVLNRIPGVNAPENNGTGSHDLALNFGIRGLNPRLASRSTVLMDGIPVPFAPYGQPQLSLAPISLGNMDAVDVVRGGGAVRYGPQNVGGIVNFVTRAIPEEATFKAAMQNQLSPSSSQDGLKNSANLLIGGTNANGLGGALLYSGTRGSDWREHSDTQIDDLMLKGKLQLDDANSLHAMAQYYEGEAEMPGGLSTADFDADPYQSTRLKDKFWGRRTLFNFGYDYKQDDRQFSVNSFFTKTLRSGYLDQGSFVSLSPREYWVRGIETRFSQGLALGDSWHELGVGYRYVNEAGHELRYREPVNGALPTTASRNDRDTRGSTEAHAIYLDDRIDIGRWTITPGIRYEMIDSRQSNKLNGQQYQGSYNTALPALNVMYHLTDDWNLYANTEGSFGSVQYSQMPNRVSSGEVKPEKARTWEVGTRYDNGDLQAEIGAFLINFDNQYESNQTNDSVIARGETRHQGIETSVRYALDGLSPALAGFDVHAGYAFVDATIREDGPNKGNQVPFSSRHKGTLGIGYTEGPWQLNLDSSFQSSQYADNANTASESADGSTGRIPGYMLVSTRAGYDFGPALSNLKVAVGVKNLFNREYYTRSFDDNNKGKYVGEPRTLYVQTSVAF; encoded by the coding sequence ATGCCCCTGCGCCTCAGTCCCCTCGCCTACGCCCTGATCCTCGCCGCCCCGTTCGCCCTGGCCGGCGAGCCCCGCGACTACCACATCGCGCCCGGCACACTGGAACAGGCCCTGAACCAGTTCGGTCGCGAAAGCGGCGCGCTGATCTCGTTCAACCCCGGCCTCACCCAAGGTCTGAACAGCCCCGGCCTGGATGGCCAGTACGAGGTCGGCCAGGGCCTCGACGCCCTGCTGCGTGGCAGTGGCCTGCAGGCTCGCCAGGAGACCGACAACGCCTACAGCCTGCAACCGCAGCCAGCCAGCACCGGCAGCGCGGCCGTGGAGCTGGGCGCCTCGACCGTGGTCGGCGATTGGCTGGCCGAGGCCCGCCAGGACAACGTCTTCGAGCACCCTGGTGCCCGCGACGTGGTGCGTCGCGATGAATTCGAACGCAGCGGCGCCAGCAGTGCCCGCGAAGTGCTCAACCGCATCCCCGGCGTCAACGCCCCGGAAAACAACGGCACCGGCAGCCACGACCTGGCGCTGAACTTCGGCATCCGCGGCCTCAATCCGCGCCTGGCCTCGCGCTCCACCGTGCTGATGGACGGCATCCCGGTGCCCTTCGCCCCCTACGGCCAGCCGCAGCTGTCGCTGGCGCCGATCAGCCTGGGCAACATGGACGCCGTGGACGTGGTGCGCGGCGGCGGCGCGGTACGCTACGGGCCGCAGAACGTCGGCGGCATCGTCAACTTCGTCACCCGCGCCATTCCCGAAGAGGCCACCTTCAAGGCGGCGATGCAGAACCAGCTCAGCCCGTCGTCCAGCCAGGATGGCCTGAAGAACAGCGCCAACCTGCTGATCGGCGGCACCAACGCCAACGGCCTGGGCGGCGCCCTGCTCTACTCCGGCACCCGTGGCAGTGACTGGCGCGAGCACAGTGACACGCAGATCGACGACCTGATGCTCAAGGGCAAGCTGCAACTGGACGACGCCAACAGCCTGCACGCCATGGCCCAGTACTACGAGGGCGAGGCCGAGATGCCCGGCGGCCTCAGCACGGCGGACTTCGACGCCGATCCGTACCAGTCGACGCGCCTGAAGGACAAGTTCTGGGGCCGTCGCACCCTGTTCAACTTCGGTTACGACTACAAGCAGGACGACCGTCAGTTCAGCGTCAACAGCTTCTTCACCAAGACCCTGCGCAGCGGCTACCTGGACCAGGGCAGCTTCGTCTCGCTGTCGCCGCGCGAGTACTGGGTGCGCGGTATCGAAACGCGTTTCTCGCAGGGCCTGGCCCTGGGCGACAGCTGGCACGAGCTGGGCGTCGGCTACCGCTACGTCAACGAAGCCGGCCATGAACTGCGTTACCGCGAGCCGGTCAACGGCGCCCTGCCGACCACGGCCAGCCGCAATGACCGCGACACCCGCGGCAGTACCGAAGCCCACGCGATCTACCTGGACGACCGCATCGACATCGGCCGCTGGACCATCACCCCGGGCATCCGCTACGAGATGATCGACTCGCGGCAGAGCAACAAGCTCAACGGCCAGCAGTACCAGGGCAGCTACAACACCGCCTTGCCCGCACTGAACGTGATGTACCACCTCACCGACGACTGGAACCTGTACGCCAACACAGAAGGTTCGTTCGGCAGCGTGCAGTACAGCCAGATGCCCAACCGGGTCAGCAGTGGCGAGGTGAAACCGGAGAAGGCGCGCACCTGGGAAGTCGGCACCCGCTACGACAATGGCGACCTGCAGGCAGAGATCGGCGCGTTCCTGATCAATTTCGACAACCAGTACGAAAGCAACCAGACCAACGACTCGGTGATCGCCCGTGGCGAAACCCGCCACCAGGGCATCGAGACCAGCGTGCGCTACGCCCTCGACGGCCTGAGCCCGGCCCTGGCCGGTTTCGATGTGCATGCCGGCTACGCCTTCGTCGACGCCACCATCCGTGAAGACGGCCCGAACAAGGGCAACCAGGTGCCGTTCTCGTCGCGCCACAAGGGCACGCTGGGCATCGGCTATACCGAAGGCCCGTGGCAGTTGAACCTGGACAGCAGCTTCCAGAGCAGCCAGTACGCCGACAACGCCAACACCGCCAGCGAGAGTGCCGACGGCAGCACCGGGCGGATCCCCGGCTACATGCTGGTCAGCACCCGCGCCGGCTATGACTTCGGCCCTGCGCTTTCGAACCTGAAGGTGGCGGTGGGGGTGAAGAACCTGTTCAACCGCGAGTACTACACCCGTTCGTTCGACGACAACAACAAGGGCAAGTACGTGGGTGAACCGCGCACGCTGTACGTGCAGACTTCCGTGGCGTTCTAG